From Shewanella acanthi:
CCACTAATCAGCCTAATCTATATCTCTCATGTTGCAAATTAGTGCTATTGCCAAACGATTTAAAATCGCAGAGGTTCACTAGGAGCAAAAATAAACAGGATGACGACTCGAATTTATTGACTAAACCCAAAAGTAATTCCAAATATACTTTTAAGCTACTAAGCCAAAACCACCGAAAAACGCTAAGGCAATTTCCCTTAATGTCATTCGATATTCAACTAGGTCATGTGAACCCTAAAGACTTAAACTGATAATGTAAAAGTCAGATTGATTACCTAACATCTCTCAACGCGAAAGGATTTGGAACCAATCCGTGGCAATAGGTACTCTCAACAAAAACAACAACCTTTGAGCAGGCTATTTTATGTTCTGGGAAATTTAAGGGCAAATCAGAAATCGTCTTTTACACCCCATTTTATGAAACTCAGCTTCCCACAAATCACAATTTCGTTATTTCATCTGTCGAAATGAAATAAGCAGATTATGGACTTCTTGTAAAAAGGAACATCAAACAACAATCACCATGCGAGCCTTTATTTAGTCTTCCAGAGCTTAGTCTAGGCAATATGAAATTGACTGACAGATCGACCCATTGAGAATTAATATTCGATGAAGAAGCAGCAAGATACCGATGCTGATCAGTTTTCGGCAATACTGCTTCAGAATTGATAGCAAAATTACAGACGATTATCGCCAACACTACAGGCCAAAATTCGACTAATATCAGCAAGGCAACGGCCCGACTCCTGCTGCCACTGATTGAACACCGCCTGCACTTGCTTCAAAGCGCTCTGGGAGGTAAATCCACTATCGACCAACTTATGTGCCTTAAAGTAACCCTGTAGATCATCGGTAAGCAAAAAGGTGTCTTTGCCTAAACCGCGCAGAAAATAAGGCCCAGTATTGCCGCCCAAGCGCGCACCGCGTTTCTTGAGAAGACTCCAAAGACCAATAATATCGCTCGTAGGCCAGTCAGCAATTAACTGGGCTAAACTGCCATGCTCCCTCGCAATATCGTGGATCATCAGGGCATTATCATAAATCGCTTGGGTTTTCTTTAGGTGACGAATGAGCTTAGTGTCACTCGCCCGCGCTTGAATTTGCTCAGGCGATAGCATCAACACCTTGTGCGGCGCGAAGTTAAAGAACGCCTTTTCGTATTCAGGCCATTTGTTATCAACAACCCGCCATACAAAGCCACATTGAAACACTCTTCGACTCATCAGCGAGAGCAGCTCGGCATCATCGTATTTGCGAATTTCGGCAGCGCTTAAACACCCTGGCAGTAATGCCTCAAGACCCTTATCGCCACCCTTGCGCTCGCTAGCCCTTTCATAAATGGATGAAAAGCTCTCTAACTGACTCATATTTTTACCTTTTCGTTTTTATGATTTAGCACTGATACAT
This genomic window contains:
- a CDS encoding DNA-3-methyladenine glycosylase I, which encodes MSQLESFSSIYERASERKGGDKGLEALLPGCLSAAEIRKYDDAELLSLMSRRVFQCGFVWRVVDNKWPEYEKAFFNFAPHKVLMLSPEQIQARASDTKLIRHLKKTQAIYDNALMIHDIAREHGSLAQLIADWPTSDIIGLWSLLKKRGARLGGNTGPYFLRGLGKDTFLLTDDLQGYFKAHKLVDSGFTSQSALKQVQAVFNQWQQESGRCLADISRILACSVGDNRL